The Variovorax sp. PMC12 genome segment TGGTCTTCACCAACACGCGCTCGCAGTCGGAGATCTGGTACCAGGCCCTGCTGGAGGCCCGACCCGACTGGGCGGGCCTGATCGCGCTGCACCACGGCTCGCTCGACCGCGAGGTGCGCGAGTGGGTCGAGCTGGGCCTGAAGAGCGGCGAGCTGAAGGCGGTGGTCTGCACATCGAGCCTCGACCTGGGCGTGGACTTCCTGCCGGTGGAGCGCGTGCTGCAGATCGGCTCGCCCAAGGGCGTGGCGCGGCTGCTGCAGCGCGCGGGGCGCTCGGGCCATGCGCCGGGGCGGCCGTCGCGCATCACGCTCGTGCCCACGCACAGCATCGAGATGGTCGAGGGCGCGGCCGCGCGCGCGGCCATTGCCGAGGGGCACATCGAGTCGCGCCGTTCGCCCGACCAGCCGCTGGACGTGCTGGTGCAGCACCTGGTGACGGTGGCGCTCGGCGGCGGCTTCGTGCCCGACGACCTGTACGCCGAAGTGCGCGGCACGGCCGCCTACGAAGAGCTTTCGCGGGAGAACTGGCAGTGGTGCCTCGACTTCGTCTCGCAGGGCGGCGCTTCGCTCTCGGCCTACCCCGACTACCGCCGCGCCGTGCCCGACGCCGAGGGCGTGTGGCGCGTGCCCGATGCGCGGCTCGCGCGGCGGCACCGCATGAACATCGGCACCATCGTGAGCGACGCGAGCATGTCGGTGCAGTTCGTCGGCGGCGCGAAGATCGGCAGCGTCGAAGAGGGTTTCGTCGCGCGCATGAAGCCCGGCGACTGCTTCCTGTTCGGCGGCCGGCTGCTCGAACTCGTGCGCATCCACGACATGACGGCCTGGGTGCGGCGCGCCAGCGGCAAGCGGCCTGCCGTGCCGCGCTGGAACGGCGGACGCATGCCGCTGTCGAACACGCTGGCCGACGCGGTGGTGCAGCAGCTGGCGCTGGCCGGCGACGGCGCCTACGGCTCGCCCGAGCTGCAATGCGTGCGCCCGCTGCTGGAGATCCAGCAGCAGTGGTCTGCGCTGCCCACGCCGCAGACGCTGCTGGCCGAGACGCTGACCACGCGCGAGGGCTCGCACCTGTTCCTGTATCCGTTCGCCGGGCGGCATGTGCACCTGGGGCTCGCGAGCCTGCTGGCCTGGCGCGTTGCGCAGCATGAGGCGCGCACCTTTTCCATCGCGGTCAACGACTACGGCTTCGAGCTGCTGAGCGCGACCGAGGTCGACTGGCCGACGCTGCTGCCGCAGGTGCTGCGCCTGCCCGAAGGCAGCGGCGAAGGCAATGGCGAGGGTGAAGACGCGCGCGCGGTGTTGCTGCACGAAGTGCTCGCATCGCTCAACGCCGGCGAGCTCGCGCAGCGCCGCTTTCGCGAGATCGCGCGCGTGTCGGGCCTGATTTTCCAGGGCTACCCGGGCGAGAAGCGCAGCAGCAGGCAGCTGCAAGCCTCGTCCTCGCTGTTCTGGGAGGTGTTCCGCAAGTACGACCCCGGCAACCGGCTGCTGCAGCAGGCCGAACAGGAACTGCTCGCGCAGGAGCTCGAGATCGGCCGTCTGCGCGCCAGCCTCACCCGCATGGCCGGGCAGCAGCTGGTGCTCAAGCCGATCGCGCGGCCCACGCCGTTCTCGTTCCCGCTGATGGTCGAGCTGTTCCGCGAAAAGCTGTCGAACGAGAACGTGGCCGACCGCATCGCGCGCATGGTCGAGCAACTGGAGAAAGCCGCGGGCGGCGTGGTGACGGCCGGCGGCATCGATCGCGTGAAGCGCACGATGGCGTTCGGCCAGGAAGGCGCGGGCAAGCCGCCGGCGCCGCGGCGCGAACGCAGGCGGCCTTCACGCCCGCTGCCGCCGCTGTGAGGGCCTGGTGAAAGTCCGTTGCCTAGCCGGCGCCGTGCGCCTTCACCCAGCGCACGATGTCCGCCGCGCTCATGGCGCCGGCCTGCCGCGCGACCTCTCGGCCGCCCTTGAACAGCGCCAGCGTGGGGATGCTGCGGATGTTGAAGCGCGCGCCCAGCGAGCGCACCGCCTCGGTGTCGACCTTGGCCAGCCGCACCTTCGGCTCGAGCTGGGCCGCGGCCTGCTCGTAGCCCGGCGCCATCTGGCGGTACGGACCGCACCACGGCGCCCAGAAGTCGACCAGCACCGGAATCTCGTTGCGCGCGATGTGGCGATCGAAGGTGGCTTCGTCGGGCAGCGCGGTCGAATGGCCGGCGAACAGCGGGCGGTGGCAGCTGCCGCAGTCGGGCGCGCTGCCCAGCTGGTCCGCGCGCACGCGGTTGGTCGTGTGGCAGTGCGGGCAGACGATGTGCAGCGGGGTCGAATCGGTCATGCGCAAGAACTGGGGGCCGCAGGGGCCAATTGCAAGACGCGCGCCGGGCAAGGCGTCTTTTGCGAAACTTGCCGGCCGTGACGCTCGCAGAATCCTCCGAATCGACCACCTCCACCGTCCGCTGGGCCGGTGAACTGCTCCACCTGCTGCCCGAACGGGCGCTGTGGTGGCCCGCCGCGGGCGTGCTCTTCGTGGCCGACCTGCACCTGGGCAAGGCCGCGACCTACCGCGCGCTGGGCCAGCCGGTGCCGGGCGGCACCACGCAGGAGAACCTCGCGCGGCTCGATGCGCTGGTCGCGCGGTGGAGCCCCCGGCGCATCGTGTTCCTGGGCGACTTCCTGCATGCGGCGCAGGCGCGCACGGTGCTCGCCGGCGTGCAGGCCTGGCGCGAAGGCCATGCGGGCATCGCGATGACGCTGGTACGCGGCAACCACGACAGCCGCGCGGGCGACCCGCCCGAAGCGCTGGGCATCGAGGTGGTGGATGAGCCGCACCTGATGGGCCCGTTTGCCTGCTGCCACCATCCGCAGCCGCATGCCACGCATTTCGTGCTCGCGGGGCACCTGCACCCCGTGTGCCGGCTGCATGGGCCGGGGCGCGACAGGGTGCGGCTGCCTTGCTTCGTGAGCGAGGCGGGGCAGGCGGTGCTGCCTGCCTTTGGCGAGTTCACAGGCGGATGGCTGATGGAGCGTGCGCCGGGGCGGCGCTTCCACGCGGTGGGCGGTTCGGCTGTCTGGGCCCTGCCCGCGTCGGAGTGATCTTTGCTCCTTTCCCTTCCGGGGGAAGGTTGGGATGGGGGCAGGCGGCGCTGGTTCTTGCGCGGTGCTTCATCGATTGCCGCTTGCCCCCACCCCGGCCCTCCCCCAGCGGGGGAGGGAGAAAGAAAGCCTCAGAGCACGACCGGATCGTCCGGCAACTCGTTCACGTCGAGTTCGCCTTCGCCCAGCGGAAAGTGCTCCACCAGCAGCGCCGAAATCTCCTCGAGCGCCTGCGTGAGCCCGTCCTCGAAGCGCCCTTCGCGGAAGGCCGCGCTCATGCGCTGCATCATCGCGGTCCACGCCGCGGCGTCGACGCGCGAATGGATGCCCCGGTCCGCCACGATCTCGATCGCATGCTCGGCCAGCAGCAGGTAGATCAGCACGCCGTTGTTGTGCGCGGTATCCCAAACGCGCAGCTTGCCGAACAGCATGACGGCGCGCTCGCGCACCGAGGCGTGGCGCCACAGGTACGACATCGGCAGGCCGGCTTCGATGCAGATGCGGATCTCGCCGCTGTGGCGGCGCTCGCTCGCGGCCACGCGGCCCGTGAGGCGCTGCATGGCCTCGTCGGGCAGGGCGCGGCGAACCTCGGCTTCGTCGATCCAGCGATGGCGCCAGATGCGGCCGAGCTTGGTGAAAAGGGTGGCTTCGGTCGTCATCGTGTTCACCAGTTGCCCGACGCGCCGCCGCCGCCGAAGTTGCCGCCGCCGCCGGAGCTGAAGCCACCGCCTCCGCCGCCACGGCTGAAGCCGCCTCCGCCACCGCCACCCAGACCACCGCCCCAGCCGCCGCCCCCGCCGCCGCCGCCCGGACGTCCGGCGCCGGCGACGAGCGAGAACACCAGCGCGACAAGCGCGGCGATCACCGCGATGGCGATGCTGGCGGTGATGAAGAACACCACCACGCCCACGCCGCCGCCCACGACGATCGTTCCCAGCTTCTTGCCGAGGATGGCGCGCGCGATGGGCGCGCCGACGAACACGCCCACGAACAGGAAGATCGCGAGGTTCTCCCAGTCGAAGCCGCCGCCTCGGCCGGAGTCGCCCGTGTCCTGCACCGGTGCCGGCAGCGGCTCGCCGTCGACCAGCCCGATGATCCGGTCGACCGCCGCGTTCAGGCCACCGGAGAAGTCGTTATTGCGAAAGCGCGGCTTCATCTCCTCGTCGATGATGCGGCTGGCCGCGAGGTCGGGCACAACACCTTCGAGCGTCTTGGCGGGCGCGATGCGCATGCGGCGGTCGTTCTTGGCCACGACCACCAGCAGGCCGTCGCCCACGCCCTTGCGGCCGATCTTCCAGGTGTCGCCCACGCGCTGGGTGTAGCTCTCGATGTCCTCGGGCGCGGTGGTCGGCACCATCAGCACCACGATCTGCGAGCCCTTGCGCTGCTCGAAGGCGGCGAGCTTGGTCTCCAGGCCGCTGCGCTGCGGGCCGTCGAGCGTGCCGGTCTGGTCGATCACGCGCGCGGTGAGCGCGGGCACCGGCAGCAGGCCTTGCGCGAATGCGCCGCCCATCGTCAGCAGCATGAATGCCGCGAGTAGGCGTGCGGCCCATTCCAGAAACACCGCGGAACCGGCTTTGCCGGGCCGCCGGTGTTGCCCCCGGTGAGGGGGAAGGCGCAGTGACACGAAGTGCACGAAGACTGGGGGAGGTTACTTTTTCGGGTTACTGAAATCGACCGTTGGTGGCACGGAGATCTGCGCCTCGTTCTGCACCGTGAAGGTCGGCTTCGGCGCGTAGCTGAAGATCTTTGCGGTGATGTTGGTCGGGAAGCTGCGCGCGAGCACGTTGTACTCCTGCACGGTCTCGATGTAGCGGTTGCGCGCCACGGTGATGCGGTTCTCGGTGCCCTCGAGCGTCACGCGCAGGTCGCGGAAGGCCTGGTTGGCCTTGAGGTCGGGGTAGCGCTCCGACACCACCATGAGCCGCGACAGCGCGGAAGACAGCTCGCCCTGCGCCTGCTGGAACTTGGCGAAGGCTTCGGGGTTGTTCAGCGTTTCCGGCGTGACCTGGATCGAGGTGGCCTTGGCGCGGGCCTCGACCACCTTGGTGAGCGTGTCCTGCTCGAAGGAGGCCTCTCCCTTGACGGTGGCGACGATGTTGGGCACCAGGTCGGCGCGGCGCTGGTACTGGTTGAGCACCTCGCTCCAGGCCGACTTGCTGGCCTCGTCGAGGGACTGGAACTGGTTGTAGCCGCAGCCGCTCAGGGACACGACCGCCGCAAGGATCAGGAACCAGCGCTTCATCATCATTTGCATTACCTCCGCACAAGAGGCGGAAGTTAGCATAGATGCCCCATGGCCCTAGACCCGCTCCACGCCCTCCAGGCCGCGAACCGCGCGGCATTGCCGTTGGCGTCCGCCGCGTTCGGCACCTTGCTGGTCGCAGGCGCGACAGGCGCGCTGGGCGCCGAACTGCTGCGGCGGCTGGCGGGCAGCCACCGGCATGCCCACACCCGCGTGCTGGCGCGCGAGCCGATCCGCGACGGCGTGCGCGGCGTGGAAGCGTGCCTGACCCCGCCGCGCACGAGCACTCCTATCGGTCAATGGCCGCTCACGTCGGCGCACACCGCCATCATCGCGTTCGACCCGCCGCGCCTGTACCACGACCGCGAGCGCGCGCTGTGGGTGCCCGAGCCCGCCGACCTGCCCGAACTCGCCCGCTGGCTGCGCGCCTGCGGCGTGCAGACGCTGGCCATCGTGCAGCCGCACGACCAGGGCCGGCTGCCCGAGGCGCTGAAGCGCGGCCTCGCCAGCCTCGACGAGCAGGCGGTGGTGGCCCACGGTTTCGAGCGCGTGATCCTGGTGCGCTCGGCGCGCAAGCCGGCCGATGCGAAGCTCGCCAACCCCTTCGAGCGGGTGGCCGCGTGGATGCTGTCCATCGTGCGCTTCATGGTGCCGAGCAGCGAACAGCCGGTGCGCGCTTCGAAGGTGGCGGAGCTGGTCGACATCGCGCTGCGCATCGCGCCGCCGGGCGTGCATGTGGCCGCGCCGGAGCTGGTGTGGCAGGCCGCGCAGGGCGACATGCACGCGGTGGCGCGCGCGTGGCTGCAGCCCTAGCCCCGCCCCGGCCTCTGCGGCCTGCTAGCCGAAGCGCAGCGAGCGCAGCCCCACGGTGCGGTCGACCCAGACCACCGCCACCAGCGTGACCACGATGCTCACCGTCGACACGGCCGCTGCGGTCGGGTCGAAGTCCCAGCGCAGGTAGTCGAACAGCTGCAGCGGCAGCGTCGTCATGCCGATGCCCTTGAGCAGCAGCGACATGTTGAACAGGTCGAACGAGATCACGAACGCGAACAGCGCGCCGGTGATGATGCCCGGCTTGACCAGCGGCAGCGTCACGCGAACGAAGGCGCGCCATGGTGACGCACCGAGGCTGCGCGCGGCCTGCTCCAGCGTGCCGTCCTGGTTGTAGAGCGCCGACGCCACGTTGGTGAACACGTACGGCAGCGTGACCAGCACGTGGCCCACCACCAGCCCGAACATCGTGCGCGTGCCGATGCCGCTCGCGTACAGGAAGAACAGCAGCGCGATCGCCGTGAGGATCTCCGGCAGCATGAGCGGAAGCATCAGCATCATGCGCAGCCCCTCGCGCAGCCGCGTGGCATGGCGCACCACGTAGAGCGCGCCGGCCACGCCGATGATGGTGGAGCACACCGTCGCGATGGCCGCCACCTGCAGCGAGGTGCCGATGGCGCGCATGAAGGCTTCGTTGGCGAACAGCGCGCCGAACCAGCGCAGCGAGATCCCCTGCGGCGGGAAGGTGAGGAACTCGCCCGCGTTGAGCGACATCAGCACGATCACCGCGATCGGCAGCAGCAGGAACACGTACACCGCGCCGACGTACGCCAGCCCCATGGCATTGGCCGCGCGCGTGGCCAGGGGAGTGCGCTTGCGGGTCATTGCAGGCCTTTCATGAAGCGCCCGGTGAGGCGGGCGTAGAGCCACACGGCCACCATGCCGCAGGCCGAGAGCACCAGTGCCTGCGCCGCGCCGGCCGGCCACTGGAAGTTGTCGATCAGGTTCTGCACCACCAGCACCGACATCGTCTTGACCTGCGCGCCGCCGAGCATCACGGGCGTGACGTAGGCGCTCAGCGTGAGCACGAACACGAGGATGGTGCCGGCCTGTATGCCGGGCCACGACATCGGAAGCACCAGCCGCCAGAACACCTTCAGCCGCGAAGCGCCGAGCGATCGCGCGGCCTGTTCCAGCGTCGGGTCGATGCTCTGGATCACGCCCACCAGCGGCAGGATCATGAAGGGCAGGAACACATGCACCAGCGCGATCGTCACGCCCAGGCGGTTGTTCATGAGCTGCAGGCCGGTGGTGAGCAGTCCCAGGTCGATCAGCGTGCGGTTGATGACGCCGTTGCCCGACAGCAGGATCAGCCAGCCGAAGCTGCGCACCACCACGCCCACCAGCAAGGGCGACAGCACCAGCACGTACAGCAGGC includes the following:
- a CDS encoding ABC transporter permease — its product is MSAVMTADAPGAAAQRDGSKPRKAGKRGPGSGAFWLIAPALVLIGVFLVLPYLNIIGMSLRTTAVGAPYGAGFTLANYASALGDRYVLGVLADTLLLGVTTVPICLLLGYPVAYHLARTRSRWGSLLYVLVLSPLLVGVVVRSFGWLILLSGNGVINRTLIDLGLLTTGLQLMNNRLGVTIALVHVFLPFMILPLVGVIQSIDPTLEQAARSLGASRLKVFWRLVLPMSWPGIQAGTILVFVLTLSAYVTPVMLGGAQVKTMSVLVVQNLIDNFQWPAGAAQALVLSACGMVAVWLYARLTGRFMKGLQ
- a CDS encoding ligase-associated DNA damage response DEXH box helicase, whose product is MSTRPDPEDFLPSPSGGRSRTKVKAALDVWFTARGWKPFKFQRDVWKAIAQGQSGLLHATTGAGKTYAVWLGALQAFSQPRKETARPAPLPLTVLWLTPMRALAADTLRALQQPLEALGAEVHPWSTGARSGDTSSSERSAQNQRLPSVLVTTPESLSLLLARADASQVLGGVRMAVVDEWHELLGNKRGVQVQLALARLRRWNPGIAIWGMSATLGNLREAMHVLLGHDEGVLVQGQVPKKLVIDSLLPGRAERFPWGGHLGLTMLPQVIEEIAASKTTLVFTNTRSQSEIWYQALLEARPDWAGLIALHHGSLDREVREWVELGLKSGELKAVVCTSSLDLGVDFLPVERVLQIGSPKGVARLLQRAGRSGHAPGRPSRITLVPTHSIEMVEGAAARAAIAEGHIESRRSPDQPLDVLVQHLVTVALGGGFVPDDLYAEVRGTAAYEELSRENWQWCLDFVSQGGASLSAYPDYRRAVPDAEGVWRVPDARLARRHRMNIGTIVSDASMSVQFVGGAKIGSVEEGFVARMKPGDCFLFGGRLLELVRIHDMTAWVRRASGKRPAVPRWNGGRMPLSNTLADAVVQQLALAGDGAYGSPELQCVRPLLEIQQQWSALPTPQTLLAETLTTREGSHLFLYPFAGRHVHLGLASLLAWRVAQHEARTFSIAVNDYGFELLSATEVDWPTLLPQVLRLPEGSGEGNGEGEDARAVLLHEVLASLNAGELAQRRFREIARVSGLIFQGYPGEKRSSRQLQASSSLFWEVFRKYDPGNRLLQQAEQELLAQELEIGRLRASLTRMAGQQLVLKPIARPTPFSFPLMVELFREKLSNENVADRIARMVEQLEKAAGGVVTAGGIDRVKRTMAFGQEGAGKPPAPRRERRRPSRPLPPL
- the pdeM gene encoding ligase-associated DNA damage response endonuclease PdeM → MTLAESSESTTSTVRWAGELLHLLPERALWWPAAGVLFVADLHLGKAATYRALGQPVPGGTTQENLARLDALVARWSPRRIVFLGDFLHAAQARTVLAGVQAWREGHAGIAMTLVRGNHDSRAGDPPEALGIEVVDEPHLMGPFACCHHPQPHATHFVLAGHLHPVCRLHGPGRDRVRLPCFVSEAGQAVLPAFGEFTGGWLMERAPGRRFHAVGGSAVWALPASE
- a CDS encoding TPM domain-containing protein, which codes for MLLTMGGAFAQGLLPVPALTARVIDQTGTLDGPQRSGLETKLAAFEQRKGSQIVVLMVPTTAPEDIESYTQRVGDTWKIGRKGVGDGLLVVVAKNDRRMRIAPAKTLEGVVPDLAASRIIDEEMKPRFRNNDFSGGLNAAVDRIIGLVDGEPLPAPVQDTGDSGRGGGFDWENLAIFLFVGVFVGAPIARAILGKKLGTIVVGGGVGVVVFFITASIAIAVIAALVALVFSLVAGAGRPGGGGGGGGWGGGLGGGGGGGFSRGGGGGGFSSGGGGNFGGGGASGNW
- the trxC gene encoding thioredoxin TrxC; translation: MTDSTPLHIVCPHCHTTNRVRADQLGSAPDCGSCHRPLFAGHSTALPDEATFDRHIARNEIPVLVDFWAPWCGPYRQMAPGYEQAAAQLEPKVRLAKVDTEAVRSLGARFNIRSIPTLALFKGGREVARQAGAMSAADIVRWVKAHGAG
- a CDS encoding LemA family protein, with the protein product MMMKRWFLILAAVVSLSGCGYNQFQSLDEASKSAWSEVLNQYQRRADLVPNIVATVKGEASFEQDTLTKVVEARAKATSIQVTPETLNNPEAFAKFQQAQGELSSALSRLMVVSERYPDLKANQAFRDLRVTLEGTENRITVARNRYIETVQEYNVLARSFPTNITAKIFSYAPKPTFTVQNEAQISVPPTVDFSNPKK
- a CDS encoding TPM domain-containing protein, encoding MTTEATLFTKLGRIWRHRWIDEAEVRRALPDEAMQRLTGRVAASERRHSGEIRICIEAGLPMSYLWRHASVRERAVMLFGKLRVWDTAHNNGVLIYLLLAEHAIEIVADRGIHSRVDAAAWTAMMQRMSAAFREGRFEDGLTQALEEISALLVEHFPLGEGELDVNELPDDPVVL
- a CDS encoding ABC transporter permease, which gives rise to MTRKRTPLATRAANAMGLAYVGAVYVFLLLPIAVIVLMSLNAGEFLTFPPQGISLRWFGALFANEAFMRAIGTSLQVAAIATVCSTIIGVAGALYVVRHATRLREGLRMMLMLPLMLPEILTAIALLFFLYASGIGTRTMFGLVVGHVLVTLPYVFTNVASALYNQDGTLEQAARSLGASPWRAFVRVTLPLVKPGIITGALFAFVISFDLFNMSLLLKGIGMTTLPLQLFDYLRWDFDPTAAAVSTVSIVVTLVAVVWVDRTVGLRSLRFG